Proteins encoded in a region of the Methanobrevibacter millerae genome:
- a CDS encoding reverse transcriptase N-terminal domain-containing protein: MRNTTNNICVSVSSDITDWDTINWYSVEKYVDKQQKRIYEAEVNKDKRKVRNIQRMLTNSRAVLLLAVRRVTEINKGRNTPGPDGFLAKTSKEKGELVDRLSKKNIYNYIPSPTRRIYIPKKNGKKRPLSIPSITDRIYQEIIRIILEPQMEARFEPTSYGFRPKEEYMML; the protein is encoded by the coding sequence TTGAGAAATACCACAAATAATATTTGTGTGTCCGTATCATCTGACATTACTGACTGGGACACTATTAATTGGTATAGTGTCGAAAAGTATGTAGATAAACAGCAAAAGCGGATATATGAAGCTGAGGTTAATAAAGATAAACGAAAAGTAAGAAATATTCAAAGAATGTTAACAAACAGTAGGGCCGTTTTGTTATTAGCGGTTCGTAGAGTTACTGAAATTAATAAAGGGCGAAATACACCTGGTCCTGATGGATTTCTTGCTAAAACCAGCAAGGAAAAGGGTGAATTAGTAGATAGATTGTCTAAGAAGAATATTTATAATTATATTCCTAGTCCTACACGTAGGATTTATATACCGAAGAAAAACGGCAAAAAGAGACCGTTAAGTATTCCTTCAATTACTGACAGAATTTATCAAGAGATAATTAGAATTATCCTTGAACCACAAATGGAAGCACGGTTTGAACCTACATCTTATGGCTTTAGGCCAAAAGAGGAGTATATGATGCTATAG
- the ltrA gene encoding group II intron reverse transcriptase/maturase — translation MRNSANNNICVSVSSDTTDWDSINWNRIERYVDKQQKRIYGAEVKNDKRKVRNIQRLLANSKAVLLLAVRRVTEINKGRNTPGPDGFIAKTSKEKGELVDRLIKKDIYKYNPSPTRRIYIPKKNGKERPLSIPNIVDRIYQEVIRITLEPQMEARFEPISYGFRPKRGVFDAIERIHKNISHNKWCWVFESDFKGCFDNLSHDFILKQLRGFPLKGVAERILKAGYLDNNVFNETEKGTPQGGLLSPLLANIALTGLEECLNISYKEENYNQNGEKRITYRTNGNYRVVKYADDFVIFSKTKEEIEEVRNLLEPYLDERGLELAEDKTRITHTHKGFNFLGFNCRLYKKQNRYKCLIKPSKESIKKAKERIKDIFKKCHGHNVDYLIEKLNPVIKGIGYFWRTSVAKETYSKIDHYIWIKLFKFLKRLHPNKGIKWIIKKYFPQYDDEGNFIGKWALVGPNDKNQLFKMSSIPIRRWNLIKFNYSPYDVSKTEYFETHSKNQFSRR, via the coding sequence TTGAGAAATTCCGCAAATAATAATATTTGTGTGTCCGTATCATCAGACACTACCGACTGGGATTCTATTAATTGGAATAGAATTGAAAGGTATGTAGATAAACAGCAAAAGCGGATATATGGAGCTGAGGTTAAAAATGATAAACGAAAAGTGAGAAATATTCAAAGATTATTAGCAAATAGTAAGGCAGTTTTGTTATTGGCTGTTCGTAGAGTTACTGAAATTAATAAAGGAAGAAATACTCCTGGTCCTGACGGGTTCATTGCTAAAACTAGCAAAGAAAAAGGAGAATTAGTTGACAGACTAATTAAAAAGGATATTTATAAGTATAATCCAAGTCCTACTCGTAGAATTTATATCCCGAAGAAAAATGGTAAAGAAAGACCATTAAGTATTCCTAATATTGTTGATAGAATTTATCAGGAAGTAATTAGAATTACTCTCGAGCCACAAATGGAAGCAAGATTTGAACCAATATCATACGGTTTCAGACCAAAAAGAGGTGTATTCGATGCAATTGAACGCATACACAAAAATATAAGTCACAATAAATGGTGTTGGGTATTTGAAAGTGACTTTAAAGGTTGTTTTGATAATTTATCTCATGATTTTATCTTAAAACAATTAAGAGGTTTCCCCTTAAAAGGAGTAGCAGAAAGAATATTAAAGGCAGGTTATTTAGATAACAATGTTTTTAATGAAACAGAGAAGGGTACTCCTCAAGGTGGATTGCTGTCGCCTTTATTAGCAAATATTGCACTAACGGGACTTGAAGAATGCCTCAATATATCTTATAAAGAGGAGAATTATAATCAAAACGGTGAAAAGCGTATAACTTATCGAACAAATGGTAATTATCGTGTTGTTAAGTATGCTGATGATTTTGTCATATTCTCTAAAACAAAAGAAGAAATAGAAGAGGTAAGAAACCTATTGGAACCATATCTAGACGAAAGAGGTCTGGAATTGGCAGAAGACAAAACCAGAATAACACACACCCATAAGGGATTTAACTTTCTAGGTTTCAATTGTAGATTATATAAGAAACAAAATCGTTATAAATGCTTAATTAAACCTTCAAAAGAAAGTATTAAGAAAGCAAAAGAGCGTATTAAGGATATATTCAAAAAGTGTCATGGGCACAATGTTGATTATCTTATCGAAAAGTTAAACCCTGTAATTAAGGGTATTGGTTATTTTTGGAGAACTTCAGTAGCCAAAGAAACATATAGCAAAATTGACCATTATATTTGGATAAAATTATTCAAATTTCTCAAAAGACTGCATCCTAATAAAGGTATCAAATGGATAATTAAGAAATATTTTCCACAATATGATGATGAAGGAAATTTTATTGGTAAATGGGCTCTTGTGGGTCCTAATGATAAAAACCAATTATTTAAAATGTCCAGTATACCAATTAGGAGGTGGAATTTGATTAAATTCAATTATAGTCCTTATGATGTTAGTAAAACTGAATATTTTGAAACCCATAGTAAAAATCAATTTAGCCGAAGATAA
- a CDS encoding glycosyltransferase family 2 protein, with protein MNYKVSIIIPCYNAEDTIQRAINSIINQNMGFNNIELLLYDDASTDNTKKILKKYSEKYKNIISFFGTENKGPGFGKNKCLENASGEYVLFLDSDDEYDQEMCEKLYSNAIIENADLVSCGVLRIDNINTSKIDLEYDDSKSHENFENKISFINENIFYLNDHLSTHCLFRKDIINQNKIYFLETYYAEDIYFKAIFRLYSKKAVYLKNFYGYIHHAYTDSITSNITLSNLNEIHNVYLKILEKIKKYDLDLAYIFKGHIICSLIRLYALNLVKSPKKDVINFLKKMREFEIYVNFNHVNTPSINILNIFILKEKYELAYLYLHLLRIIYHSKTLRKIYRKIF; from the coding sequence TTGAATTATAAAGTAAGTATAATAATTCCATGTTATAATGCCGAAGACACTATTCAAAGAGCAATAAACTCTATCATCAATCAAAATATGGGATTTAATAATATTGAATTATTATTATATGATGATGCATCCACAGACAATACTAAAAAAATACTAAAAAAATACTCAGAAAAATACAAAAATATTATATCCTTCTTTGGAACTGAAAATAAAGGGCCAGGATTTGGAAAAAACAAATGCCTTGAAAATGCATCTGGAGAATATGTATTATTTTTAGACTCTGATGATGAATATGATCAAGAAATGTGTGAAAAACTTTATTCAAATGCAATAATTGAAAATGCAGATTTAGTATCTTGTGGAGTTTTACGCATTGATAATATTAATACTTCAAAAATAGATTTAGAATATGATGATTCAAAATCTCATGAAAATTTTGAAAATAAAATAAGTTTTATAAATGAAAATATTTTTTACTTAAATGATCATCTTTCCACCCATTGTTTATTTAGAAAAGATATTATTAATCAAAATAAAATTTATTTTTTAGAAACGTATTATGCAGAAGATATTTATTTCAAAGCAATATTTAGACTTTATTCCAAAAAAGCAGTTTATTTGAAAAATTTCTATGGATATATTCATCATGCATATACCGACTCAATTACTAGCAATATTACTTTAAGTAATTTAAATGAAATCCATAACGTTTACTTAAAAATTTTAGAAAAAATTAAAAAATATGATTTAGATTTAGCATATATCTTCAAAGGCCATATTATTTGTTCTTTAATCAGATTATATGCATTAAATTTGGTGAAATCTCCAAAGAAAGATGTTATAAATTTTTTAAAAAAAATGAGGGAATTTGAAATTTATGTGAATTTTAACCATGTAAATACACCTTCAATTAATATTTTAAATATTTTCATATTAAAAGAAAAATATGAATTAGCATATTTATATTTACATTTATTAAGAATTATATATCATTCAAAAACATTAAGAAAAATATACCGGAAAATCTTTTAA
- a CDS encoding IS5-like element ISMmi1 family transposase, with translation MKHRLNLDIKDPNYTLLKKIFKIIDSRKSLEILASYGFKNLNKQIFAFKIIFISMFFGLDISFILNELESKKELRDYFKISEILTANQVYKIFSQQNPENLLKALNRVLNHQNKVKRRGKKTFIVDATPVDLDFNFNRNKKTKEHLKTLNLKWSYSSSKGFYIGFKATVIIDYDSMNPVSILIHSGAPNDAKLFDEIMENLQKRRIIRKGDTIILDKGYYSYKNYQLGISKYKIVPFIFPKDNFNKTKLNDQLSYPLQVFNKTKKILAQKQFYNNLKIELFKKLDDWKKFKPIRGKIEDFFKLLKQGLNMREIHKYTPKSVTKTVYLNVFLGVLIVSQGFYSKTAIQQLSEN, from the coding sequence ATGAAACACAGATTAAATTTAGATATTAAAGACCCAAATTATACTTTGTTAAAGAAAATATTTAAAATTATTGATTCTAGAAAATCTTTGGAAATTTTAGCATCATATGGATTTAAAAACTTAAATAAACAAATATTTGCATTTAAAATCATATTTATAAGCATGTTCTTTGGATTAGATATTTCATTTATTTTAAATGAACTTGAATCTAAAAAAGAACTACGTGATTACTTTAAAATTTCTGAAATTTTAACTGCAAATCAAGTTTACAAAATTTTTTCACAACAAAATCCTGAAAACCTTTTAAAAGCATTAAATAGAGTATTAAATCATCAAAATAAGGTTAAAAGAAGAGGAAAAAAGACATTTATTGTTGATGCAACGCCAGTTGACTTGGATTTTAATTTTAACAGAAATAAAAAGACAAAAGAACATCTCAAAACATTAAATTTAAAATGGAGTTATTCATCTTCTAAAGGATTTTATATTGGATTTAAAGCCACAGTAATCATTGATTACGATAGTATGAATCCTGTTTCTATTTTAATTCATTCTGGAGCACCAAATGATGCAAAACTTTTCGATGAAATAATGGAAAACCTACAAAAAAGACGAATCATACGAAAAGGAGACACCATAATTTTAGATAAAGGTTATTACAGTTATAAAAACTATCAATTAGGAATTAGCAAATATAAAATAGTTCCTTTTATTTTTCCAAAAGACAATTTCAATAAAACAAAGCTTAACGACCAATTATCTTACCCATTACAAGTATTTAACAAAACAAAGAAAATATTAGCACAAAAACAATTTTATAACAACCTTAAAATAGAGTTATTTAAAAAATTAGATGATTGGAAGAAATTCAAACCAATTCGAGGAAAAATAGAAGACTTTTTTAAATTACTCAAACAAGGACTCAACATGAGAGAAATACACAAATATACACCGAAATCTGTAACAAAAACAGTATATTTAAATGTATTTTTAGGAGTCCTAATTGTATCACAAGGGTTTTACTCGAAAACAGCCATACAACAACTATCTGAAAACTAA
- a CDS encoding FkbM family methyltransferase produces the protein MVKKIDYLLDYFNYLENPIQCLLFKFNLKKEVNVKFKNSTQEHLINDTSTLDKIMSLIPKINKNKVDEFALFITDLCSSKDIIPWAGVNIFNFRKEKQLIDETPFYEYYMGESYSSFNINYKNRVVIDIGSYVGDTALFFANQGASVYGFEPVKKNYEYSLELKKINPDLNEKLHFFNYGVSDKIGTISIDDMNSTSQFRTEKDHYEVEVITLEDILTKNQIKPDILKMDCEGCEFNIILNTDLSNFKDIIFEHHSIHTGIDHKLLIEKLKKQGFNIILKPTSYDKFEDAGLIHAYKD, from the coding sequence ATGGTAAAAAAAATAGATTATTTATTAGATTATTTTAATTATTTAGAAAATCCAATACAATGTTTATTATTTAAATTTAATTTAAAAAAAGAAGTTAATGTTAAATTTAAAAATTCAACTCAGGAACATTTAATTAATGATACATCTACATTAGATAAAATTATGAGTTTAATACCTAAAATAAATAAAAATAAAGTAGATGAATTTGCATTATTTATTACAGATTTATGCTCCTCAAAAGATATTATTCCTTGGGCAGGAGTGAACATTTTTAATTTTAGAAAAGAAAAACAATTAATTGATGAAACACCATTCTATGAATACTATATGGGCGAATCCTATAGTTCATTCAATATTAATTATAAAAATAGAGTTGTAATTGATATAGGTTCTTATGTTGGAGACACAGCACTTTTCTTTGCAAATCAAGGGGCTAGTGTTTATGGATTCGAACCTGTGAAAAAAAATTATGAATACTCACTTGAATTAAAAAAAATAAATCCCGATTTAAATGAGAAATTACATTTCTTTAATTATGGAGTTTCTGATAAGATTGGTACCATCTCAATTGATGATATGAACTCTACTTCACAATTTAGAACTGAAAAAGATCATTATGAAGTAGAAGTTATTACTCTTGAAGATATCTTAACTAAAAATCAGATTAAACCAGATATTTTAAAAATGGATTGTGAAGGATGTGAATTTAATATAATATTAAATACCGACTTATCAAATTTTAAAGATATAATTTTTGAACATCATTCCATACATACTGGAATAGATCATAAATTACTCATTGAAAAGTTAAAAAAGCAAGGATTTAATATAATACTTAAGCCTACATCATATGATAAATTTGAAGATGCAGGATTAATTCATGCATATAAAGATTAA
- a CDS encoding reverse transcriptase domain-containing protein, which produces MYGSDERSRKKFLVLIRPLLANIALHGMEEILDISYARYENKRGITYASRGKYRMVRYADDFLIFAQSKEDILKVESILQPYLDERGLVLAEDKTFIKHISEGFNFLGFNFRQYKTKDGLLCLNKPSKDSINKFK; this is translated from the coding sequence TTGTACGGTTCTGATGAGAGGTCAAGAAAGAAATTCCTTGTCCTTATCAGACCATTACTTGCAAATATTGCACTACATGGTATGGAAGAAATATTAGATATATCATACGCTAGATATGAAAATAAAAGAGGAATAACATATGCTTCTAGGGGCAAATACCGTATGGTAAGGTATGCCGATGATTTTTTGATTTTTGCACAATCTAAAGAAGATATACTGAAAGTCGAAAGCATCTTACAACCTTATCTTGACGAAAGAGGTTTGGTTTTAGCTGAGGATAAAACATTCATTAAACATATTTCCGAAGGATTCAATTTCTTAGGTTTCAATTTTAGACAATATAAAACCAAAGACGGTTTATTATGCTTAAATAAACCTTCTAAGGATAGTATAAATAAGTTTAAATGA
- a CDS encoding transposase, with product MINFMEYCDETWVNLNKYVDRKYIIDDGKNHFVRNRKTNLESIIKYPFYDCGRTTAIEAINFIIKEKKDKNMTLSKSNISQRRKLLDHVCYVDMNEDFIDGIYNDSERPGLYRGYSILAGDTSICDAPNIGYTEKQLKELNNPHFNRLRKELIRFRASCIADTQTDFILTATITNSKKIGEVELAMQHLDNLNQRIDMTNTITTYDRGYDALELMLKHKSINSYFLIRLKADDFKKERKYMKTNDETINITINTTRTQNFHNKELKKQAQEKRNTEIRITEIELTTKTGKKYTEILASNLPFDKFTTSDLKELYNKRWKIETNFDRLKNIIHIENFSGYNEKIIQQDFYANIFMFNYLMAMKLDADQKVQEKQKNKNLKHEYKTNLNVLFGLIKLDMPDLLSDDPKERENAVKRILNTAQSNLVEKNRVNDRNPDRTAKDPNNKFPPTQRRGE from the coding sequence ATGATTAATTTCATGGAATATTGTGATGAAACTTGGGTAAACTTAAATAAATATGTTGATCGAAAATATATAATTGATGATGGAAAAAATCATTTTGTTCGAAATCGAAAAACTAATCTGGAAAGTATAATCAAGTATCCTTTCTATGATTGTGGCCGAACAACTGCAATTGAAGCTATAAATTTTATTATAAAAGAAAAAAAGGATAAAAATATGACATTAAGCAAATCTAACATTTCTCAAAGAAGAAAATTACTCGACCATGTTTGTTATGTGGATATGAATGAAGACTTTATTGATGGAATTTACAACGATTCAGAACGACCTGGCCTTTATAGGGGATATTCAATACTTGCAGGCGATACTAGCATCTGTGATGCACCAAATATTGGATACACAGAAAAACAACTAAAAGAATTAAATAATCCACATTTCAATAGATTGCGAAAGGAATTAATAAGATTTAGAGCATCCTGCATTGCAGATACACAAACAGATTTCATATTAACGGCCACAATAACTAACAGCAAAAAAATAGGCGAAGTAGAACTCGCAATGCAACATTTAGACAACTTAAACCAAAGAATCGACATGACCAACACCATCACAACCTACGACAGAGGATACGACGCCCTTGAACTAATGCTCAAACATAAAAGCATCAATTCATATTTCCTAATACGATTAAAAGCAGATGACTTCAAAAAAGAACGAAAATACATGAAAACAAATGATGAAACTATAAACATCACCATAAATACAACAAGAACACAAAACTTTCATAATAAAGAATTAAAGAAACAAGCACAAGAAAAAAGAAATACAGAAATAAGAATAACAGAAATAGAACTAACAACAAAAACAGGAAAAAAATACACAGAAATACTAGCAAGCAATTTACCCTTCGATAAATTCACTACCTCCGATTTAAAAGAATTATATAACAAAAGATGGAAAATAGAAACCAATTTCGACAGATTAAAAAACATAATACACATAGAAAACTTCAGCGGATATAACGAAAAAATCATACAACAAGACTTCTACGCCAACATATTCATGTTTAATTACCTCATGGCAATGAAACTCGATGCAGACCAAAAAGTACAAGAAAAACAAAAAAATAAAAACCTAAAACACGAATATAAAACAAATCTCAATGTCTTATTCGGATTAATCAAATTAGACATGCCAGACTTATTATCGGATGACCCTAAGGAAAGAGAAAATGCTGTAAAACGAATATTGAATACCGCACAATCGAACTTAGTTGAAAAAAATAGAGTAAATGATAGGAATCCTGACAGAACAGCCAAAGATCCAAATAACAAATTCCCTCCAACTCAAAGAAGAGGTGAATAA
- a CDS encoding transposase, translating to MGSIALIGNSSLTISETSKAHDIARAFIDIKIANSEIPILKSLLNKVLLDSDLSPDQIQQKISEKNSTKEDFINKIMKNINDDELTTVELALKLEKQSKKENLDNQRRIDSTKRQVILENINKEEIKKYSYLEPKINIILDNYSVHKAQLVKKICEILNMNLIYLPPYSPQFNPIEQVWRTCKIEIKRKYYYSKEKLEKFFVKTYFKVVNEGNFFNWWEKTFLKKVL from the coding sequence TTGGGTTCTATTGCTTTAATAGGTAATTCTAGTTTGACTATTTCTGAAACATCAAAAGCCCATGATATAGCAAGAGCTTTTATTGATATTAAGATAGCAAATAGTGAAATACCTATTTTAAAATCATTATTAAATAAAGTTTTGTTGGATTCTGATTTGTCTCCAGATCAAATTCAACAAAAGATTTCAGAAAAAAATTCAACAAAAGAAGATTTTATAAATAAAATAATGAAAAATATTAATGATGATGAATTAACAACTGTTGAATTAGCTTTAAAATTAGAAAAACAAAGCAAAAAAGAAAATTTGGATAATCAAAGAAGAATAGATTCAACTAAACGACAAGTTATCTTAGAAAATATTAATAAAGAAGAAATTAAGAAATATTCTTATTTAGAACCAAAAATTAACATTATTTTAGACAATTATAGTGTTCATAAAGCCCAATTAGTTAAAAAAATATGTGAAATTTTGAACATGAATTTAATTTATTTGCCTCCATATTCTCCGCAATTTAATCCTATAGAACAAGTATGGAGAACCTGTAAAATAGAAATAAAAAGAAAATATTATTATTCAAAGGAAAAATTAGAAAAATTTTTTGTCAAAACATATTTTAAAGTAGTTAATGAAGGTAATTTCTTTAATTGGTGGGAAAAAACATTTTTAAAAAAAGTTTTGTAA
- a CDS encoding reverse transcriptase N-terminal domain-containing protein: MRLTPNDNICEPAKPDATDWKSIKWYKVNRHVDSLQKRIYRASKDNDKKKVRDLQRQLMRSNSALLKAINRVTKENKGKSTPGIDGFKATSDRARGKLFDMLKKEKMKLHKPKPAYRKYIPKKNGKLRSLGIPTIKDRIYQEIIRMALEPEWEAKFEPTSYGFRPKRSTHDAARRIHYNIKWNKWCWVYEGDFRSCFDTLNHDFILKQIKGFPNYNLVKRFLEAGYVDNGVFHNTLEGTPQGGLLSRAT; the protein is encoded by the coding sequence ATGAGATTAACTCCAAATGATAACATTTGTGAGCCCGCGAAACCAGATGCAACCGATTGGAAAAGTATTAAATGGTACAAAGTCAATCGGCATGTAGATAGTTTACAAAAACGAATATATCGTGCTAGTAAAGATAATGATAAGAAAAAAGTCCGTGATTTACAAAGACAATTGATGAGAAGTAATTCCGCTTTGTTAAAAGCAATTAATAGAGTTACTAAAGAAAATAAAGGAAAATCAACTCCTGGCATTGATGGTTTTAAAGCTACAAGTGACCGTGCTCGTGGTAAACTATTTGACATGCTCAAAAAGGAGAAAATGAAATTACATAAACCTAAACCTGCGTATCGAAAATACATTCCTAAAAAGAACGGTAAATTAAGGTCTTTGGGTATTCCCACTATTAAAGACCGTATTTATCAGGAGATAATTCGTATGGCATTAGAACCCGAATGGGAAGCGAAATTTGAACCTACAAGTTATGGATTTCGTCCCAAAAGAAGTACACACGATGCTGCGAGAAGAATACACTATAATATCAAATGGAATAAATGGTGTTGGGTGTACGAAGGAGATTTTCGCTCTTGCTTTGATACACTTAATCATGATTTCATACTTAAACAAATCAAAGGATTTCCTAATTATAATCTTGTTAAAAGATTTTTGGAAGCTGGATATGTTGATAATGGTGTATTTCATAATACTCTTGAAGGAACTCCTCAAGGAGGATTACTTTCTCGTGCGACATGA
- a CDS encoding group II intron maturase-specific domain-containing protein, whose product MKIDDICKSCYGNNVGVLIRRLNPVIRGTANYWRHVVSKKVFCAMDDYIWNKIYKFLRRLHGNKGKKWIKQRYFPYFNNGRYTGNWILTDPLTGDYLIKMKWTPIRRHIMIKHDYSPYDKDKTDYFDMRDRRYSYFTG is encoded by the coding sequence ATGAAAATTGATGATATATGTAAATCTTGTTATGGAAATAATGTGGGAGTTTTAATAAGGCGACTGAATCCAGTCATTCGAGGTACTGCTAATTATTGGAGACATGTTGTTTCAAAGAAAGTATTCTGTGCTATGGATGATTATATTTGGAATAAAATATATAAGTTCTTGCGAAGACTACATGGAAACAAAGGTAAAAAGTGGATTAAACAAAGATATTTCCCTTATTTCAATAACGGTAGATATACTGGCAATTGGATTTTGACTGATCCATTGACTGGTGATTATCTAATTAAAATGAAATGGACTCCTATTAGGCGACATATTATGATAAAACATGATTATAGTCCTTACGATAAGGATAAAACCGATTATTTTGATATGCGCGATAGAAGATACTCTTATTTTACTGGATAA
- a CDS encoding helix-turn-helix domain-containing protein produces the protein MVGRKQIHLKKHLSKNEIEKLLKEYKYYHKIYLRLLFIRMLDKGEDMNTVCEFFNITVPTGYNWLNAYNEEGFEGLKPKFAGGRPSKLTSQQFLKLKNMLDIKIDAGEKLSRKDVHMLIIEEFGVHYSLKRVGEIIRELGFNYNKAYPFLYKTT, from the coding sequence ATGGTAGGAAGAAAACAAATTCACTTAAAAAAGCATTTGAGTAAAAATGAAATAGAAAAATTACTTAAAGAATACAAATATTATCATAAAATTTATTTAAGACTTTTATTTATTCGTATGCTTGATAAAGGAGAAGACATGAATACTGTTTGTGAATTTTTCAATATAACAGTTCCAACAGGTTATAATTGGTTAAATGCATATAATGAAGAAGGATTTGAAGGTTTAAAACCAAAATTTGCTGGAGGAAGACCCTCTAAATTAACTTCTCAACAATTTTTAAAATTAAAAAATATGCTTGATATTAAAATCGATGCAGGTGAGAAATTATCTAGAAAAGATGTTCATATGTTAATTATTGAAGAATTTGGAGTACATTATAGTTTAAAAAGAGTAGGTGAGATAATTAGAGAACTTGGATTCAATTATAATAAAGCATATCCCTTTCTTTACAAAACAACCTGA